The genomic window TTGATTTCTTCTTCTACCTCTGGTAGTTTTGTGAAGAACTCAGCATTAGCATAACTCTTTAATATTTCCGTAGCTACAGTATTTCCTGCTTTGAACGCAACTTCCAAACGTTCCATATCAGCATCGTAAAGGAAAACTTGCGTTTTCAATACTTTAGCTGCAGCTTCTGCAATTGAAGCATCATCACCTAATGCAAGGTCTAAAAGTACTTCGATTGAAGGACCTCCTTTCATGTGTGATAATTGTTCGAAAGCGAATTCTGCTGTAATTTCTTCTACTTTAGCTTCACCAAGAATAATTTCTTTTAAGAATTGAGCTTTAACGCCAGCTGCACTAGTTGTTCCAGGTAGTGTATTGTAAATAAAGAAGTTTAGTGAGTCTTTTCTGTATTCATTGTTCACATCTTTGATTTGCGCAATGATCTCACTAGTTAATTCTGCATCGTCTATCGGTTTTGGATGTAACCCCTGACCTTTTCTTTCTTCGATCTCTTGGAGATATTCGTTATATCTGCTCATAAAAATTCTCTTAGTGTATAGTGTATAAAAAGGAAAGTTTATTTGCTTACTTTCATCTGTTAAGAGTAAGTAATGCTGTTTTCGTTTATTAAATGAATAATTGACATTTAATTTTTCGTAGTGCAAAAATACAAATAAATTTTAATTTTATCTTCTTCAGTTAAATTAATTCCGTATGAAGTTCAAATTTAATGTAATTTTCTACGTAATTTTAAAGAAAAAGATGAATGAAAATTTCATTTTTTCGATAAACAACAAAAACTCCATACACCACGTAACGTATTGAATATCTATATTTTAATACTCTATTAATTGTGATGTTACTAAAATAAATTTCAAGATGTACTTTTCTTATATTCGCCTATCAAGTTATTACGTATTATTACGTATTTTAAATATTCGTCTTTTCAAATATTAATAAGAAAATAAAGAAAAATTATAGGGTGTATAGGAATTATTGATAATGTTGTCTACATATATTAAAACTTTGTTCCTATCCGATTCACATCAAAACCATAAGGAATAAAGAGCAGTTTTCCTTTGATTCTATCTTTTTTGATTTCACCTAAATAACGACTATCCAAAGCACTATCTCTATTATCGCCAATTAGGAAATAGGCATCCGAAGCGATCTCAAATTCATAGGTATTTGCCGACTCATGTCCTTTTGGAACCTCTTGATTTACTCGAATATCAATGTTTTTGAAGTTGGGTAAAGTTTCGGTATAAAAATCATTTTCCTTTTTTTGATGAGCTAATGGAAGACCGTTAATTACAAGTAAATTATCCTTCAACATCACCTTGTCTCCAGGTTGTGCAACTACCCTACAGATATAAAATGATTCTTCATCTTCTTCATCTGAAAAAACCACAATATCGCCATACTCCAACTTATTGACATCAACTGAAGTTTTCACGGCAACATAATCATCTTGAGTTATAGTAGGTTCCATGGATTCAGAGGCTACTGAAAAAGTGCCGACTCCTAACAATGAATTATGATCAAATATCAAACTAATGATTATTGACCCTACTATAAATAAGAAATAGTAATACCACTTATTTACAGCCTTTAAGGTATAATCTTGAAGCTTTTTAGCGGACTTCACAGCTTCAATTATAACATACAATCGAAGAACAAATATGATAAATATTGTCACCCAAAATCCAAAAAATGAATAAGGCAAATGTGTTAATCGGAGAATGAAAGGAAGAAAAGTAAATCCAAGGAGAAACAGTATACCTTTTTTTAATTCACCGTTATATAATTGACCTAATCCTAAAATAAAAAAATTGGATACTCCCGCTATCCATGGGTTTCTTCTTTGGTTCATTTGTCTGATGTCAGTATTTCTTTAATTATAATATCATTGCAATTTATCAAAAAAATTAGGTCTTCTATTACCTTTTAATACTCCTTTTTTCTATTTGATACTCCTTAACGCTATAACAAATGTTGCTAGGAATACTTCAAATGATGCAACTCTTACTTCAATACTTTATGACGTACAAATGAGGTAGAAAAATTTGATGAATCGATAGTCAAACCCCTTAAATTCAAACCATCATCAAAAAGTAAATTGAAATGAATTTTTTAAGAAGATTATGTATTAGTGCATGTGCCGTGTTTTTGATAAGTGCATGTACATCTGTTCAAAAAAAGCAAACTAAAATTGAAGAAACTTCTAGAGCTAAATTTGAGCCTGAGGACGGTAAGTGTTTAGTATTTATCGGTCAGGAATTGACTTCTATTGGAGGATTGGAAGAATACAACAATGGTTATCTAGATTATTTTGAAAGACGTCCTGCAGGATTCACTGCTTATACGGTACTCACTCCGGGTGAAGAATCTTTTGGGTTTACTCATAAAGGTTTGGATGGTGTTACTTCTACAGCAGATTGGGGCGATAACGATAGCAACATGAGTCTTCAATTGGGGGATGAAGATTATAAAAATA from Flammeovirga yaeyamensis includes these protein-coding regions:
- the lepB gene encoding signal peptidase I, translating into MNQRRNPWIAGVSNFFILGLGQLYNGELKKGILFLLGFTFLPFILRLTHLPYSFFGFWVTIFIIFVLRLYVIIEAVKSAKKLQDYTLKAVNKWYYYFLFIVGSIIISLIFDHNSLLGVGTFSVASESMEPTITQDDYVAVKTSVDVNKLEYGDIVVFSDEEDEESFYICRVVAQPGDKVMLKDNLLVINGLPLAHQKKENDFYTETLPNFKNIDIRVNQEVPKGHESANTYEFEIASDAYFLIGDNRDSALDSRYLGEIKKDRIKGKLLFIPYGFDVNRIGTKF